Proteins encoded together in one Telopea speciosissima isolate NSW1024214 ecotype Mountain lineage chromosome 6, Tspe_v1, whole genome shotgun sequence window:
- the LOC122665223 gene encoding ATG8-interacting protein 1-like: MANNKGEEASSRGNGWEVVSLTASAYSSAPGPNRVDDDKGNEFGQYDEETSSAMFMSDHFVFPPSEHENLPLEPDMNEIDNVPKGEGVASYELQRIDMNKSDKKNVENRNVKELRVPDEFPGIMFFDEKGNRLSVRGAEFEEGMGSQGPNPVGEEKSMYSSAKYSSFNSEADTSGSTVYDGHAAVTESCDPSQRSLDSPSDFSKSISHTKEVQFNKSGLPCKAWWKKRVASLYTNAKEVNAFWSIFVAATLMGLVILGQRRQKNNVASSAT, translated from the coding sequence ATGGCAAATAATAAGGGGGAGGAAGCTTCCTCCCGTGGCAATGGATGGGAAGTTGTATCACTTACGGCATCGGCATATTCTTCTGCTCCAGGTCCAAATAGAGTTGATGATGATAAAGGCAATGAGTTCGGTCAGTATGATGAGGAAACCTCTAGTGCAATGTTCATGTCTGATCACTTTGTGTTTCCACCTAGCGAGCATGAGAACTTACCACTGGAGCCAGACATGAATGAGATTGATAATGTACCAAAGGGTGAAGGTGTAGCTTCCTACGAGCTGCAAAGAATTGATATGAATAAATCTGACAAGAAAAATGTAGAAAATCGGAATGTCAAAGAGTTGCGAGTACCAGATGAGTTTCCTGGAATAATGTTCTTTGATGAAAAGGGTAATAGGCTATCTGTTCGTGGTGCAGAGTTTGAAGAAGGCATGGGCTCACAAGGGCCAAATCCGGTTGGTGAAGAGAAGAGCATGTACAGCTCTGCTAAGTATAGTTCTTTCAATAGTGAAGCAGATACTAGTGGATCGACTGTTTATGATGGGCATGCAGCTGTCACTGAATCATGTGATCCTTCTCAGAGAAGTTTAGAttccccttcagatttttcaAAGTCAATAAGTCATACAAAAGAAGTTCAATTTAATAAGTCTGGGCTTCCATGCAAGGCATGGTGGAAGAAAAGGGTAGCTTCCTTGTACACGAATGCGAAGGAGGTGAATGCATTTTGGTCTATTTTTGTCGCTGCAACTCTGATGGGCCTTGTTATTCTTGGTCAGCGGAGGCAGAAAAATAATGTGGCAAGCTCAGCCACTTAA
- the LOC122665222 gene encoding ubiquinol-cytochrome-c reductase complex assembly factor 1 produces the protein MLPRWSTAISQLSKVGLRKNMEFSKYLYDGSRNYSKVAAAATATVVNSPLHGVSTKPEVNLNKLFWSKPSSLALAPDSPLRIEEPKYEGFRRTILKLLLFYSKQSKSIRGANVIYRRIISQVDKQPIYDVFNLEKNFKTTFSLLVLHMWLCLHRLKEEGKEGVELGQYVYEIYNHDLELRVSKAGVNLLLTRWMKDLEKIFYGNVVAYNAAMLPEAKQDELENVIWRNVFSDDGSSKPNDAASVVIQAMSRYVRRESYCLTLTDKEAIFSGNFMFTSLQNLSPDGTR, from the exons ATGTTGCCGAGGTGGAGCACAGCAATTAGCCAGCTCTCCAAGGTTGGACTACGGAAGAACATGGAATTCTCAAAATATCTTTATGATGGGTCTAGAAACTATTCCAAGGTTGCTGCAGCTGCAACTGCAACTGTGGTAAATTCTCCACTTCATGGGGTCTCAACCAAGCCGGAG GTGAACTTAAATAAGTTGTTTTGGTCTAAACCCTCTTCATTGGCTTTGGCACCAGACTCACCTCTGAGAATTGAGGAGCCAAAATATGAGGGCTTTCGGCGTACTATCTTGAAGCTATTGTTGTTTTATAGCAAGCAAAGTAAATCCATTCGAGGGGCAAACGTGATATACCGGCGTATCATTTCACAAGTTGACAAACAGCCTATTTATGATg TATTTAACTTGGAGAAAAACTTCAAAACAACGTTTTCTTTGCTTGTACTTCACATGTGGCTTTGCTTGCACCGcttgaaagaagaaggaaaggagggtGTTGAGCTTGGGCAATATGTGTATGAGATTTACAATCATGACTTAGAGCTGAGAGTATCCAAGGCAGGG GTCAACTTACTTTTGACTAGATGGATGAAGGATCTGGAGAAGATATTCTATGGGAATGTTGTTGCATATAATGCTGCAATGCTTCCTGAGGCTAAACAGGATGAGCTTGAGAATGTGATTTGGAG GAATGTGTTCTCCGATGATGGTTCATCAAAGCCAAATGATGCCGCATCAGTTGTCATCCAG GCAATGTCCAGATATGTTCGCCGGGAATCTTATTGCTTGACATTGACAG ATAAAGAGGCTATATTTTCTGGCAACTTCATGTTTACCTCCTTACAGAACCTATCACCTGATGGCACGAGATAA